GTCTCGGCGATCTGACCTTGGTCCTGGCCACCACTGCACCGCCTCGCTGGGCGTTACCCTGTTCAATGGCAAGGACGGCACCGCCGAGGACATCTTCAGACAGGCCGATCTGGCGATGTATCAGGGCAAGGCGAATGGTCGCGACCAGGCCCGGGTCTATGCCGCCGCCGGTGCCGAAGTGGCATAGTCGGTTCCTCACCGATAGTCCCTGGCACGGGATTGCGGATTGCGGCCGCCTGCCGAGGCATTGGTAACGAATCGAGAACAAGTTAAACACATGCATCGGCCGACGCGCCGTATCGCGCACCCCAAGGCCGGGATCAGGCGACCTTCGACAGTGCGCCCGGGCCGACACCGAAACGCTGCTTGAAGGCCCGGGCGAGGTCCCGCCCGTCGTAGCAGTCGACCGCCGCCGCGGCGGTTTCGACGCTATGGTGGCCCTGCTCCAACAGGCCGCGCGCCCGTTGCAGGCGTTGCTCGCGCAGGTAGCCGAAGACGGTCATCCCCAGGTGTTCCCGTCGAGCCCGGGCATCCCGATATCGAGCAGGATCAGGTCCGGTCGCAAGCGTCCGGCGATGTGCAGCCCGGTCGCACCGTCGCGCGCACTCAAGACCCCCAGACCGTGCTCGCGCAGGATCTCCAGCGCGAGGCGCAGGTTATCCGGCTCGTCGTCGATGACCAACAGGGTCCCATCGTCGGTGGCGGGGATCATCTCAGCGTCCTGGGCGTCGTTGTCGTTGTCGTTGTCGTATTCGCTTTCCCGCCGGGTCATTGGCCTGGCTCCTGCCCGGTGCCCCCGGCCTGGGCCTCGATCAGCGCGATGATACGCGCGTGCTCGAAGGTGTGGGCGAGCGTCAGGACCTGCGCCGCGAAGGCGGGCCTGTCCCCGGGGCCGGACCAGTGTCGGCACCAGGCCTCGATGCGGGTGGTGCGGCCCAGTTCGGCCAGGGCGCGGAACTCCGCCAGGGCCTCCGGCGGGGGCGGGGCCGCCGGCGGCGCAGGGGCGGGGGTCGCGGTCTCCTCGCACTCTGGGTCGGCCATGGCAGCCCCGGCGCAGTCGGCAGCGCGCGCAATCAAGACCGCGGGCAGTGGGCCCAAGTCGCCGACGCAGTCGCGGAGCAGGGCGGGCAGGGCCGTGGGGTGCGACCTGAGCGCCAGACGACCGCGCTCCAGGCGGCTGAAAAGGCCAGCGCGAGCTCGATGCGCTTGCGCTGGTCGATGTCCACCAGCACCAGGACCGCACCCGCCCCCGGTGCCGCGGGGTCGAGTGGGCTCAAACTGGCGTGGGTCCACAGCAAGGTCCCGTCGCGACGGCGCAACTGGATGTCCTCGCTGTAGGCACCCGCGGGTCCGGGTGGTGCGTAGCAGCGGGCGGCGACCGCCGCGAAGACCAGCCCGCGCGGGGGCTCAGGAACAGCACGCTGAGCAGCACGTTGAGGATGATCACCGCCTTGGCGTTGGCCACCGGGCCGACCATGGTCAGGGCGTTGATCGCCAGGCCCCACAGACACAGGATGAAGAGGACCGCCTTGCACCGGTAGGAGAGCCGCCGGCGCGCCAGGACCAGTGACCACAGGAGCGCCGGCGCGATCAGTAGATTGACCAATACCAGCGGATTCCAGTCGATGACCAGGTTGCGGTAGAAACCACGGATGCCACCGGGCTCTTCCTCGACTTCAGGCCCGCCGCTGCCCCCGCGCCCGCCCCGCTGGCCCTGCTCGCCCTGGGGGCCGGTCTCCTGGCGGCGCGTCGCCGCCGTGTCGGTGCGCTATCGGAGACGGTGATACCGGCGACAAGGTAGCCGTCAGCCCGCGGCGCCGGGGTCGATGCCGAGTGCGCGCAGGCGCTCGGCAAGCTGCTCGGCGCGAGCGTCGGCCTGCTCGGCACGGGCGCGCTCCTGCGCGGCGCGAGCGTCCGCCTGCTCGGCACGGGTGCGCTCCTGCGCGGCGCGAGCGTCCGCTTGCTCGGCACGGGCGCGTTCCTGCTCGGCGCGTACATTTTCCTGCTCGGCACGGGCGTGTTCCTGCGCGGCGCGCGCAGCGGCCTCCCGCGCCTGCTCTTCGGCCTCTCGCGCCTGCTTCTCGGCCTGCCGGGCGCGGCGGGCCAGTTCGACCGGGCTCAGGAAGGGCCGGCCGGCGGGGTCGAAGATCTCCAGGGTCTCGGCGCGCAGGGCAAAGCGGATGCCGAGCCGGGGGCTGGTCCAGCCGTTGACGTAGGCCACGGGGGCGAGCCGCCCGTCCTGGCGCAGCCAGACCTCCAGACGGTTTCGCTCGGGGTCGTAGAGGTAATACTCGGCGGCGCCGTGGGTGTCGTAGAACTCCAGCTTGTCCCTGAGTTCCTTGGGCCCGTTCGACGGCGACTGGACCTCGAAGACCACTTGGGGGGCGATGCCGTCCTCCTCCCACTGTTTGTAGGACCCGCGCGGTCCCTTGGGTCGGCCGAAGACTACCATGGCGTCCGGGGCCATGGGGTTGGCGAGGCGCCGGTCCTGGACCGGATACCAGAAGAGGTCACCGGCGACGAAGACATCCGGCCGGTCGGCGAAGAGGATCTCCAGGTTCTCCTTGATCTTGACGATCCAGTCGAATTGCAGCGTATTCTCCGCCATCGGGGCTCCGTCGCTGTCGGGATAGGGGTCGGCGGGGTCGAAACGGGGCACTGGATTCATGGTGCTGGCTCCGGGCCGGGGGCCCTGTGTCGGTCTGAACTCGCTCTCCAGCATAGCAGCGGCAAGGGGAGAACGACACGGCGTTCGCGGTGTGACCCGTAGGGCGGAACGCGCAGCGGTTCCGCCATCGCCATCATGGGCGCCGCGGCGGATCCCCCCGCGGGCCTGCGCTCCCCGCTCCCCACTCACAGCACCCGCCACACCAGCCGTTCCACCCCCAGTGCGACCACGGCGAGTGCGCGCAGATCCGTGAGACCATGCCGTTCGCGCAGGGTCGCACCATAGACCCGCGCCTGCGCCGCCGCCTCATCCAGCCGGGCCGCGACCACGGGCAGGGCCGCCAGGGTCTCGCGCGACTGCGCCCGCACCTGCTCGCCGGTGAGACCCAGGTCCTTGAGCCCCAGATATTTGAACTCCAGCAACAGGTCCAACGCCTGAAAACGGCGCATGTCCGGGCGCACGATCAGGGCGAGATCCGCATAGCCCCGGTCGGTTTCCAATTCCGAAACCGCCATATAGAGCCGGTCGTCGAACAGCAGGGTGAGGAAGGCGAACTTGACCAGGAGTTCATTGGTCCAGCGGTAGTCGCGGTTGGACAGCACCCGGAAATAGCGTGACTCGATGAAGTCGCACAGGGGGGCCGGGTCGCCGCGCACGTAGAGGGTCTTGGCTGCAGCCTGCGCCGTTTCGCGCTCCTCGTAGCCGGGGAGCCAGAGGTCCCGTAACCGCTCCACATAGAGTGCCCGGGCGACCAGATTGGGGATCTTCAGCGCCAGTTCCCCGAGCAGGCCCCGGTCGGCCAGGGTCAGGACCCCGAAGTAATAGAGCAGCGAGGCCATGAAGGGCTGGTCCTTGACCGCGCGCAGCATGTCCTCCACCCCGAAGCGTCGGGCCAATTGCGGAATAACAACCTGATCGTCACCGCTCAAGGCCGCCACCAGCAGGTCCTCGCCGTGGGGTAGGCGGGCGATATAGGCGAGTTTGTTGCGGTCCATCGCCAGGTTTTCGTCGAGGAGTTGTCGCGGAGGCTGCCCCCGAAGGCTCAGCGCCTTCAGGAAATAGAGGCTCAAGGTCGGATTATAGACGCTCTCGGTGCCGTCCTCGCTGAAGCGATAGCCGTTATAGAAGGTGCGCATGGTCGCCAGCGCCGCGGCGGGCGACCAGGACGCGCCGTCGGCGGCCAGTCGTTCCAGCACCGTGGCGATCTCGGGCTCGGAGAAACCGCACAGGTCGTTGAAGTCCGGCGCCAGATAGATGTTCTCCCCGACGTTATAGCCGCTGGTCATATCGCTCAGGACCACCGGCGAGACCCCGGTGATGAAGACCCGGTCCAACCCCATACCGCCCGCCGCCGCCTTCACCATCTTGAAGACGGTCTTCAGCAACCCCTCGCCATACAGCAGCGATTCATAGTGCCCCTGGCCCCCGCTCTGACCAGGCCCGGCCATCAGCGCCTCATTGGCGAAGTTGTCGTATTCGTCGATGAGCAGATAGAGCTTGTGGGGCGTCTGGGAGACCGCCATCAGGGCCGAGCGCAGCGACGAGAGGGCGTTGTCGGCCTGGATCGTGATGACCGGGGGCATCCGCGCCTGATAGCGCAGGGCAAACTCTGCGATACAATCATTGAGATGCCGATGCAGCGCCGCCTCGATCGCCGTCACCTCACCCTGCGCCTTGACCAGCGAGAAGTCCCACTTCATCACGTAGAACTGGTTGTGCAGCGGCGTCGGGTCCCGCCCGATGGCGAGCCCCCCAAACAGGGCGGCAAACTGGTCCGCCCGATTCAGGTCGTAATAATGCTCCAGCATCGACAGCAGCAGGCTCTTGCCGAAGCGCCGCGGGCGGATGAAGATCAATTGCCGTCCGGCGTCCTCCAATTGGGGAATCCGGTCGGTGCGGTCCTGATACCAGTAACCCTCCTGGATCAGGGTGCCGAAATCGCTCAGACCATAGGGAAATTTCATGATGCCGATGCTCGCGTGCTGGATCAGGGTTCGCCGGTCTTGATCATCACTGCGGCCGGGCTGGGGCGGCCGCGTCGTCAGGCCATTGCCGCCTCACTGCATCAGGGCTGGAAGCCCTGATGACGCGGGCACCGCGATGGACTGGCCGCAGCGCTGATCGCGGGCGGGCCCGCCCCGGTGCGCGCCCGCGCCGGGCAGGGTGCGCGGGCGAGTGCGGCCTTAAGACGCCGACTCAGCATAGCACCCCGGCCGGACCGGCCGGCCCCCCGGGCGGTTGCGGCAGCGCCAGGATTCGACCTCCCGGGGCCGGGCCGGCTCTGGGACGGCCGACTTCAGTCGGCGAAAAGCCGGGTCGGTGTCAGCTTTTTTTACAGCATGGATTTCGCGGTTGCGTCGGCTGGCGCTTCAGGACACTTTCCGTTTTCCTTATGCGTCTCGTAAAAAATTGTTTTGGTTTGTTATTCTTGATGGCAGGGCAGGGCAGGGCAGGGCAGGATGTGGCGCGGATATTGCTTACTTTAAGTAGGGATCGCTCTCACCCCCGCGGACGTCACCAAGGGCCTGGGACCGGCCTGATCCAAGAACGACAAATCCTTAACCCACGCTCACGCGGGAGCCCCCATGTCCAACCTGAACCCCACCCACCCTTACCCGGCTGGCCGATCCGCGGTCGCCGCCCCACTGCTGGCCTCGGTCTTGACCCTGGCCGCCTGGATGCCGGCCGGCCCGGCCGCCGCCGCCATCGTCAACTACAGCATCGCCAATCCGGCCGCCGACGGCTGGACGGGCGGCGCCCTCACGATCGGCAGTCTGAGCGATTCGATCAGCATCCTGCCGAGCCTGATCACCGGGACGGTCAATGGTGTGACCTCGAGCTTCGTTCCGAACCGTGTCGGAAATGGCGAAAGCGAGCTTTGGTATTACAACAACGTCTCGGGAAACCATCTGGATCTGTACAGCACGGATTTTGGTTCCCTGACGGAGACCGCCGCGACTACCTGGCAGAATATCATCACCACCCGTGGCGGCACCTATGCGAATAACTATTTGTATTTTGCCTTCTCTGGGGCCTCGCCCTCGGTAGGCTCGGTCTATTCCTACGATAGCGGCAAAGGCACCTCCGTCACCTTCTCCGTCGAAGTCCCGGTTCCCGCCCCGCTCGCGCTGCTGCTCGCCGCGGTGCCCGCGGTGTGGCTCACGCGTCGCCGCCAGCGCAGTGTTCGGGCGGGGTGAGGGGTGACGCCGCCGTGCGTTGGCCGCGTCGGATCGTGAACTGACCGTCCCCTTAGCCCTCTCTCGTTCCCACGCGGAAGCAGGGGAATGCCGTGCGGGCGCTCCGCGTCCGGTCTTGGCGCTGGACGCGGAGCGCCCGCGCTTGCTCCCGTGCAGGAGCGTGGGAGCCAGAAGGCGTTTCGGGACGGGGCCCATGTCCTGTCCCGCCCTTAAGTTCACAGCACCCGCCACACCAGCCGCTCGACCCCCAATGCCACCACCGCGAGGGCGCGCAGGTCCGTGAGCCCATGGCGCCCGCGCAGCGTGGCGCCGTAGCCCCGCGCCTGCGCCGCCGCCTCATCGAGTCGGGCCGTCACCGCCGGCAGGGCGGCCAGGGCCTCGCGCGGCTGCGCCCGCACCTGCTCGCCGGTGAGTCCCAGGTCCTTGAGCCCCAGATATTTGAATTCCAGCAGCAGGTCGAGCGCCTGAAACCGGCGCATGTCCGGGCGCACGATCAGCGCCAGGTCCGCATAGCCCCGATCGGTCTCCAGTTCCGAGACGGCCATATAGAGCCGGTCGTCGAACAGTAGGGTAAGGAAGGCGAACTTGACCAGCAACTCATTGGTCCAGCGGTAATCCCGGTTCGACAGCACCCGGAACAAGCGTGACTCGATGAAGTCGCATAGGGGGGGCGGGGTCGCCGGTCTGGCAGAGGTGACGCGCCACCGCGACCATGCGGCTGCGATCCTCGTACTCCGGCAGCCAGGTATCGCGCAGCCGTTCCACATAGAGCGCGCGGGCCACGAGGTTCGGGACCTTGAGTATGGTCTCATTGTAGGGCGTCAGCCCCGCCAGGGTCAGGACCCCGAAGTAATAGAGCAGCGAGGCCATGAAGGGCTGGTCCTTGACCGCGCGCAGCATGTCCTCCACCCCGAAGCGCCGAGCCAGTTGCGGAATGACGACCTGGTCGTCGCCGCTCAAGGCCGCGACCAGCAGGTCCTCGCCATGGGGCAGGCGGGCGATATAGGCGAGTTTGTTGCGGTCCATCGCCAGGTTTTCGTCCAGCAGCTGGGCCGGCGGCTGCCCTTGGCGCCGCAGGGCATCGAGGAAATAAAGGCTCAGGGTGGGGTTGTAGAGGCTCGCGGTCGCCTCCGCGCTGAAGCGATAGCCGTTGTAGAAGGTCCGCATGGTGTCCAAGGCCGCGGCGGGGGACCATTCGCCGCCGTCCGCCGCCAGTCGCTCCAGTACCCGGGCGATCTCGGGTTCCGTGAACCCGCACAGGTCGTTGAAGGCGGCCTCCAGGTAGATGTTCGTACCGACGTTATAGCCGCTGGTCATATCGCTCAAGACCACCGGTGAGACCCCGGTGATGAACACCCGGTCCAACCCCATGCCGCCCGCTGCTGCCTTTACCATTTTGAAGACGGTCTTCAGCAACCCCTCGCCGTAGAGCAGCGACTCATAGTGGCCCTGGCCCCCGCTCTGACCAGGCCCGGCCATCAGCACCTCATTGGCGAAGTTGTCGTATTCGTCGATGAGCAGATAGAGCTTGTGGGGCGTAGCGCGCACCGCGCCCAGCAGCGACTCCAGCGAGGAGACGGCATTGTCCGGGCAGAGGGTAATCGCCCGGGTCCACCAGGGCGCATAATCGGCCACGCATTGCGTCACCCGGTCGTTGAAATGCCGATGCAACGCCGCCTCGATCGCCCCGACCTCCCCCTGCGCCTTGACCAGTGAGAAGTCCCATTTCATCACGAAGAACTGGTTGTGCAGGGCCGTCGGTTCGCGCCCGATGGCCAGCCCCCCGAACAGGGCGTCGAACTGGTCCGCCCGGTTCAGGTCGTAATAGTGCTCCAGCATCGACAGGAGCAGGCTCTTACCGAAGCGCCGCGGGCGGATGAAGATCAATTGCCGCCCGGCGTCCTCCAATTGGGGAATCCGGTCGGTGCGGTCCTGATACCAGTAGCCGTCCTGGATCAGGGTGCCGAAGTCGCTCAAACCATAGGGAAATTTCACGGCGGACGTCTCCCGCGTGCCGAACCAGCGGTGCAGCATAGCACCGTCGTTGCGGTACTCGGCCGCCGTGGTGGGCGGGCTGGCCGGTCGCGGTGCCGTCCCCGCGGGACCCGGGTCGGGGCGCGGTGCGTCTGGACCAGGCGCCCGCCTTCCGTTACCCTCAGCGCCATGTCCCGCAAGCTCTACATCCAAACCCACGGCTGCCAGATGAACGAGTACGACTCCGCGCGCCTGGCGGACCTGCTGCGTGAGTCCCAAGGCCTGGTGCTGACCGAGCGGGCGGAGGACGCGGACGTGCTGCTGCTCATCACCTGCTCGATCCGCGAGAAGGCGCAGGAAAAGGTCTTCTCCCAGCTTGGGCGCTGGCGGCCCTGGAAGCTGGCGCGGCCGGACCTGGTGATCGGCGTCGGTGGGTGCGTGGCGAGCCAGGAGGGGGAGGCCATCCGCACCCGCGCCCCCTATGTGGACCTGGTGTTCGGCCCCCAGACCCTGCACCGCCTGCCGCAGATGCTCGATGAGCTGGCGGCGGGCCGGCAGCCCCAGGTCGATGTCTCCTTCCCGGTAGACGAGAAGTTCGACTGCCTGCCCGCGCCCCGGGCGGAGGGGCCGACGGCCTTTGTCTCGGTGATGGAGGGGTGCTCGCGGTACTGCACCTATTGCGTCGTGCCCTACACCAGGGGCGAGGAGGTCAGCCGGCCCTGTGACGAGGTGCTCGCCGAGGTTGCCGCCCTGGCCGGGCAGGGGGTGCGGGAGGTCAACCTGCTGGGCCAGAATGTCAATGCCTACCGCGGGCGGCGCGGTGACGGGGGCGTTGCGAATCTGGCGTACCTGATCCGCCAGGTGGCGGCGATCGAGGGCATCGGGCGCATCCGCTTTACCACCAGCCACCCGCTGGCCTTCTCCAAGTCGCTGATCGATGCCTACCGCGAGGTGCCGGAGCTGGCGAGCTTCCTGCATCTGCCGGTGCAGTCGGGCTCCGACCGTATCCTGGCGGCCATGCAGCGGGGCTACACGGCCCTGGAGTTTCGCTCGCGGATCAGGGCCGTCAAGGAGGCGCGGCCGGACATTCTGATCTCCACGGACTTCATCGTCGGCTTCCCCGGGGAGACCGAGGCCGACTTTGCGGCGACCCTGGCCCTGGTGGACGACTGCGCCTTCGACCTGAGCTACAGCTTCATCTACAGCCGCCGCCCCGGCACCCCGGCGGCGGACTATCCGGACGACTGCCCGCCCGCGGTCAAGAAGGAGCGACTGGCCCGCCTGCAACAGCGCATCGAGTCCAATGCCCGGGGCTACAGCGCCGCCATGGTGGGCACGGTGCAGCGCGTCCTGGTAGAGGGCCCGTCGCGCAAGGACCAGGCCCAACTCTGCGGGCGGACCGACAACAACCGGGTGGTCAATTTCAACGGCACCCCGGCCTTGATCGGCCGCTTCGTCGACCTGACAATCACCGAGGCGCTGCCCAACTCGTTGCGGGGGGTGCTGGCCCAGAGCGCGGCCGACCCTGATCCGTGACACCGGTGCCAAGCTCGGGCGGCCCCGACAGGCCTCGCCGCGCAACGGCGCCCCCACGGGAGCGAGACGGATAATTCACCCTTCACCCTTCACCCTTCACCCTTCATTCTTACATCCTGAAACTCTTGTCTGCCCAACCCCAATCACTCGACCTCGAACTGGCCCCCGCGGACAACCCGCGGCTCGCCAACCTCTGCGGACCCTTCGAGCAACACCTGCGGCTGATCGAGCGCCGGCTCGGGATCGAGATCAGCAACCGCGGCATGTCCTTTCGGCTCATCGGCGAGGGGGCGGCGGTGCACCTGGGGGACCGGCTCCTGCGCGACCTGTATGCCGACACCCTGGCGGAGGTCTTGAGTCCGGAGGCGATCCACCTGTCGCTGCGCGCGCTCGGCGCGGACGAATTGGCGCTGCCCGCGGACAGCCGACTGCCGGAACTGGTCATCAAGACCAAACGGGGGCTGGTGCGGGCGCGGGGGCCCAATCAGCAGGAATACCTGCATGCCATCGCCCACCACGATATCGCCTTCGGCGTGGGGCCGGCGGGGACCGGCAAGACCTATCTGGCCGTGGCCAGCGCGGTCGAGGCCCTGGAGTCGGACCGGGTGCGGCGCCTGCTCCTGGTGCGTCCGGCGGTGGAGGCGGGGGAGCGGCTCGGCTTCCTGCCCGGGGACCTGGCCCAGAAGATCGACCCTTATCTGCGCCCGCTCTATGACGCCCTGTTCGAGATGCTCGGCTTCGAGAAGGTGAACAAGCTCTTGGAGCGCAACGTGATCGAGGTGGCGCCGCTCGCTTACATGCGCGGGCGCACCCTGAACGATGCCTTCATCATCCTGGACGAGGCCCAGAACACCACGCCCGAGCAGATGAAGATGTTCCTGACCCGCATCGGCTTCGGCTCCACCGCCGTCATCACCGGTGACGTGACCCAGGTGGACCTGCCCCGCGGCCAGCCGTCCGGCCTGCGCCAGGCGGTGGAGGTCTTGAAAGACGTGGACGGCATCAGCTTCACCTTCTTCAATGCCCGGGACGTGGTACGCCATGCCTTGGTGCAGCGCATCGTCCACGCCTACGAGGCCTTCGACCGCCCGGAACCGCTGGGGCGGCCCCAAGCTCACGGGGCGCGGCGGACCAGCGAAGCCGAGAAAGAGGATTTGTCCGCAAATGAACGCAAATAAGAGAAAACTGATGCCGGTCTGCAATGGTTGCCCTGAGGGTAAGTGCTCAAACGGGTCTGTCCGTCGGCCAGCTCCGGTCTGGTCGGATGACTCCCCGGACGGCGATTGCCAATCACCCAATAGGTTTTCTTATTTGCGTTCATTTGCGTTCATTTGCGGACAATAATTCTTCTGCGGATCAACACTATGGAGCTCGATCTTGATCTTCAGGTCGCCACCGAGGCGCCCGATCTCCCCGCCGCGGCGGACTTCGCCAGTTGGGCCGCCGCCGCCCTGGAAGGCCGCCGGGAGCGGGCGGCGCTGACGATCCGCATCGTAGACCCGCCCGAGGGCCAGGCGCTCAACCTGCGCTTTCGGGGGCAGGACCGGCCGACCAATGTCCTCTCCTTCCCCTTCGAGGCGCCGCCGGGTCTGCCCGCGGGGGCCGGGCT
The DNA window shown above is from Candidatus Thiodictyon syntrophicum and carries:
- a CDS encoding PhoH family protein, producing the protein MSAQPQSLDLELAPADNPRLANLCGPFEQHLRLIERRLGIEISNRGMSFRLIGEGAAVHLGDRLLRDLYADTLAEVLSPEAIHLSLRALGADELALPADSRLPELVIKTKRGLVRARGPNQQEYLHAIAHHDIAFGVGPAGTGKTYLAVASAVEALESDRVRRLLLVRPAVEAGERLGFLPGDLAQKIDPYLRPLYDALFEMLGFEKVNKLLERNVIEVAPLAYMRGRTLNDAFIILDEAQNTTPEQMKMFLTRIGFGSTAVITGDVTQVDLPRGQPSGLRQAVEVLKDVDGISFTFFNARDVVRHALVQRIVHAYEAFDRPEPLGRPQAHGARRTSEAEKEDLSANERK
- a CDS encoding helix-turn-helix domain-containing protein, whose amino-acid sequence is MTVFGYLREQRLQRARGLLEQGHHSVETAAAAVDCYDGRDLARAFKQRFGVGPGALSKVA
- the miaB gene encoding tRNA (N6-isopentenyl adenosine(37)-C2)-methylthiotransferase MiaB codes for the protein MSRKLYIQTHGCQMNEYDSARLADLLRESQGLVLTERAEDADVLLLITCSIREKAQEKVFSQLGRWRPWKLARPDLVIGVGGCVASQEGEAIRTRAPYVDLVFGPQTLHRLPQMLDELAAGRQPQVDVSFPVDEKFDCLPAPRAEGPTAFVSVMEGCSRYCTYCVVPYTRGEEVSRPCDEVLAEVAALAGQGVREVNLLGQNVNAYRGRRGDGGVANLAYLIRQVAAIEGIGRIRFTTSHPLAFSKSLIDAYREVPELASFLHLPVQSGSDRILAAMQRGYTALEFRSRIRAVKEARPDILISTDFIVGFPGETEADFAATLALVDDCAFDLSYSFIYSRRPGTPAADYPDDCPPAVKKERLARLQQRIESNARGYSAAMVGTVQRVLVEGPSRKDQAQLCGRTDNNRVVNFNGTPALIGRFVDLTITEALPNSLRGVLAQSAADPDP
- a CDS encoding response regulator; this translates as MTRRESEYDNDNDNDAQDAEMIPATDDGTLLVIDDEPDNLRLALEILREHGLGVLSARDGATGLHIAGRLRPDLILLDIGMPGLDGNTWG
- a CDS encoding PEP-CTERM sorting domain-containing protein (PEP-CTERM proteins occur, often in large numbers, in the proteomes of bacteria that also encode an exosortase, a predicted intramembrane cysteine proteinase. The presence of a PEP-CTERM domain at a protein's C-terminus predicts cleavage within the sorting domain, followed by covalent anchoring to some some component of the (usually Gram-negative) cell surface. Many PEP-CTERM proteins exhibit an unusual sequence composition that includes large numbers of potential glycosylation sites. Expression of one such protein has been shown restore the ability of a bacterium to form floc, a type of biofilm.), encoding MTLAAWMPAGPAAAAIVNYSIANPAADGWTGGALTIGSLSDSISILPSLITGTVNGVTSSFVPNRVGNGESELWYYNNVSGNHLDLYSTDFGSLTETAATTWQNIITTRGGTYANNYLYFAFSGASPSVGSVYSYDSGKGTSVTFSVEVPVPAPLALLLAAVPAVWLTRRRQRSVRAG
- a CDS encoding AAA family ATPase, producing MKFPYGLSDFGTLIQEGYWYQDRTDRIPQLEDAGRQLIFIRPRRFGKSLLLSMLEHYYDLNRADQFAALFGGLAIGRDPTPLHNQFYVMKWDFSLVKAQGEVTAIEAALHRHLNDCIAEFALRYQARMPPVITIQADNALSSLRSALMAVSQTPHKLYLLIDEYDNFANEALMAGPGQSGGQGHYESLLYGEGLLKTVFKMVKAAAGGMGLDRVFITGVSPVVLSDMTSGYNVGENIYLAPDFNDLCGFSEPEIATVLERLAADGASWSPAAALATMRTFYNGYRFSEDGTESVYNPTLSLYFLKALSLRGQPPRQLLDENLAMDRNKLAYIARLPHGEDLLVAALSGDDQVVIPQLARRFGVEDMLRAVKDQPFMASLLYYFGVLTLADRGLLGELALKIPNLVARALYVERLRDLWLPGYEERETAQAAAKTLYVRGDPAPLCDFIESRYFRVLSNRDYRWTNELLVKFAFLTLLFDDRLYMAVSELETDRGYADLALIVRPDMRRFQALDLLLEFKYLGLKDLGLTGEQVRAQSRETLAALPVVAARLDEAAAQARVYGATLRERHGLTDLRALAVVALGVERLVWRVL
- the ybeY gene encoding rRNA maturation RNase YbeY, with amino-acid sequence MELDLDLQVATEAPDLPAAADFASWAAAALEGRRERAALTIRIVDPPEGQALNLRFRGQDRPTNVLSFPFEAPPGLPAGAGLDALLGDLVICAALVSTEALEQGKAAPAHWAHLVVHGVLHLLDYDHLTDTDAQLMEGLETAILVGLGFPPPYLETAANP
- a CDS encoding Uma2 family endonuclease, which encodes MNPVPRFDPADPYPDSDGAPMAENTLQFDWIVKIKENLEILFADRPDVFVAGDLFWYPVQDRRLANPMAPDAMVVFGRPKGPRGSYKQWEEDGIAPQVVFEVQSPSNGPKELRDKLEFYDTHGAAEYYLYDPERNRLEVWLRQDGRLAPVAYVNGWTSPRLGIRFALRAETLEIFDPAGRPFLSPVELARRARQAEKQAREAEEQAREAAARAAQEHARAEQENVRAEQERARAEQADARAAQERTRAEQADARAAQERARAEQADARAEQLAERLRALGIDPGAAG